Proteins found in one Drosophila innubila isolate TH190305 chromosome X, UK_Dinn_1.0, whole genome shotgun sequence genomic segment:
- the LOC117788648 gene encoding bromodomain testis-specific protein-like, protein MMAETSTVGCSIGMDTAVRSTSYRPLSVKLKIPTRVQPEVSPPVGMEGQYTNKIKYVEKHLLRKLVNQDFAAPFMEPVDSEALNVPTYYTIINNPMDLGTVIQRVENRYYRSVKDLIHDLRLIVTNCYTFNRSYSSIYRKGVQLEKFVLKVLAKLPRGEELPCSKDNPALAQVKLQCQSKLKQLLDRTEQMDEPERDFFQSKLKDLSRKVDKSRVHSMENFDRRFENMLKHCHNRAKHIFQLCESDPSQSVPMALDDDGNEIPLPSEDFIKVFGPGNWPSHKPHLNWQDSLISALNITADGLKEALAKCQQEKPKEQWQQQKLKEIKKSQGQTLKEEKGQGELERKVQKKEEEKLPYTKKLQQILISAKIIDQGRNFDTNLAESSDDEKGRVKPNFVSVEERRILKMQFEQLSPESMHDVMHIIEQSEHGCVSNTDRKYNVMYFRPLTISLMKRAMDSASGLPNKAKKTPAKRAPKAIQEPKPKRTYKPRKNAQQKAQDMTSGEDSIASFNDHQFQMPMPLNDPTGPQEGNTQTKPKRTYKPRKNALQKAQDMTSGEDSNASVNDHQFQMPMPLNDPTAPQEGNTQTKPKRTYKPRKNAQQKAQDMTSGEDSIASVNDHQFQMSVPLNNPTGPQEGNTQTKPKRTYKPRKNAQQKAQDMTSGEDSNASVNDHQFQMPMPLNNPTGSQEGSTQTKPKRTYKPRKNAQQMAQDMTAGEDSSASVNDHDFQMPMPLNNPAGPRKYIRKNMGTGKRI, encoded by the exons ATGATGGCTGAAACGAGTACCGTGGGGTGCAGCATTGGGATGGATACTGCAGTCAGG TCGACCTCCTATAGGCCGCTTTCGGTTAAGCTGAAGATTCCGACCCGAGTCCAGCCTGAGGTGAGTCCCCCAGTGGGAATGGAGGGTCAGTACACCAATAAGATCAAATACGTGGAAAAGCATCTGTTGCGTAAGTTGGTGAATCAAGATTTTGCCGCTCCTTTCATGGAACCCGTTGACTCAGAGGCTCTCAATGTGCCAACCTATTACACCATCATCAATAATCCCATGGACCTGGGAACCGTTATCCAACGTGTCGAGAATAGATACTATCGCAGTGTGAAAGATCTCATCCATGATCTAAGGCTCATCGTAACCAACTGCTACACCTTTAACCGATCCTACTCCAGCATATATCGCAAAGGCGTGCAGTTGGAAAAGTTCGTGCTCAAGGTTCTCGCGAAATTGCCGAGGGGTGAGGAGTTGCCCTGCAGCAAGGATAATCCGGCATTGGCACAGGTGAAGCTACAGTGCCAGTCCAAGCTTAAGCAGCTCCTAGATCGCACGGAACAGATGGACGAGCCTGAACGCGACTTCTTTCAAAGCAAATTGAAAGATCTCTCCCGAAAGGTGGACAAGAGCCGCGTCCACTCAATGGAGAATTTCGACAGACGATTTGAGAATATGCTAAAACACTGCCACAACCGAGCAAAGCACATCTTCCAGCTATGCGAAAGTGATCCCAGTCAATCAGTCCCAATGGCATTGGACGACGACGGAAATGAAATCCCTCTGCCCAGCGAGGATTTCATCAAAGTATTTGGACCCGGCAACTGGCCTAGCCACAAACCGCATCTCAATTGGCAGGACAGCTTGATCAGCGCCCTCAACATAACGGCTGATGGCCTCAAAGAAGCTCTGGCTAAATGTCAAC AAGAGAAACCAAAGgagcaatggcaacagcagaaATTGAAGGAGATTAAAAAAAGTCAGGGACAGACATTGAAGGAGGAGAAGGGTCAGGGAGAATTGGAGAGAAAGGTACAGAAGAAAGAGGAGGAGAAGCTGCCCTACACAAAGAAGCTTCAACAGATTTTGATCAGCGCCAAGATTATCGACCAAGGACGGAATTTTGACACAAATCTAGCTGAATCCTCCGACGATGAGAAGGGAAGAGTGAAGCCTAATTTCGTTAGTGTCGAGGAGCGTCGCATTCTTAAGATGCAGTTCGAGCAACTGTCTCCAGAGTCGATGCATGACGTCATGCATATTATTGAGCAATCCGAACATGGTTGTGTCAGCAACACTGATCGGAAGTACAACGTCATGTACTTCAGACCCCTGACCATAAGTCTCATGAAGAGGGCCATGGATAGTGCTAGCGGCTTGCCGAACAAGGCCAAGAAGACTCCAGCGAAACGAGCCCCCAAGGCGATTCAGGAACCCAAACCCAAGCGTACCTACAAACCACGCAAGAACGCGCAGCAGAAGGCCCAGGACATGACTTCTGGCGAGGATTCAATTGCGTCATTCAATGATCATCAGTTCCAGATGCCAATGCCATTGAATGATCCTACAGGTCCTCAGGAAGGTAACACTCAAACCAAACCCAAACGTACCTACAAACCACGGAAGAACGCGCTGCAGAAGGCTCAGGACATGACTTCTGGCGAAGATTCGAATGCGTCGGTCAATGATCATCAGTTCCAGATGCCAATGCCATTGAATGATCCTACAGCTCCTCAGGAAGGTAACACTCAAACCAAACCCAAACGTACCTACAAACCACGGAAGAACGCGCAGCAGAAGGCCCAGGACATGACTTCTGGCGAGGATTCAATTGCGTCGGTCAATGATCATCAGTTCCAGATGTCAGTGCCATTGAATAATCCTACAGGTCCTCAGGAAGGTAACACTCAAACCAAACCCAAACGTACCTACAAACCACGGAAGAACGCGCAGCAGAAGGCCCAGGACATGACTTCTGGCGAGGATTCGAATGCGTCTGTCAATGATCATCAGTTCCAGATGCCAATGCCATTGAATAATCCTACAGGTTCTCAGGAAGGTAGCACCCAAACCAAACCCAAACGTACCTACAAACCACGGAAGAACGCGCAGCAGATGGCCCAGGACATGACTGCTGGCGAGGATTCGAGTGCGTCTGTCAATGATCATGATTTCCAGATGCCAATGCCATTGAATAATCCTGCAGGTCCTCGTAAATATATCAGAAAGAATATGGGGACGGGCAAGCGAATCTAG